CCGCCTCGGTCCCGTCGAGCTGGAGCTGCGGTGGGGGGACCGCCTGGCTGTCCTCGGGCCCAACGGCAGCGGCAAGTCGACGCTGCTGGGCGCGCTCCTGGGCCGGCTGCCGCTGACAGCGGGCGAGCGGTGGGCCGGGCCCAGCGTGGTGGTCGGCGAGGTCGACCAGGCCCGGGGCCGGCTGGCGAGCGGCGACACCCTGCTGGCTGCCTTCATGGCCGAGGCGGGGGTCGACGCCCAGTCCGAGGCCCGCTCCCTGCTGGCCAAGTTCGGCCTGGGGGCTGGCCACGTGGTCCGGCCCGCGTCCTCGCTCACCCCCGGCGAGCGCACCCGGGCCACCTTGGCCGTCCTCATGGCCCGGGGCGTCAACTGCCTGGTCCTCGACGAGCCCACCAACCACCTCGACCTGCCCGCCATCGAGCAGCTCGAAGCCGCCCTCGACAGCTACGACGGCACCCTCGTGCTGGTCACCCACGACCGCCGCCTGCTCGAAGCCGTCCGCATCACCCGCACCCTGACGCTCGGGGCCTGACCATCGCCATCGGCGTGCCGCTGCATCGTCACGGTCAGGGCGACGGGCGAGGCCACCCCTACAAGACGATGACGACCTTGCCTCGCACCTGACCGTCGAGGAGCAGGCGGACGGCGGCGGCGGCCTCGTCCAGGGGGTAGACCCGATCGACGGCCGGCGTCACAGTCCCGGTCTCGATCAGCTCCCGGAGAGCGTCGAGATCGGCGGCGTTCTCCGAGGAGATGAAGGTACCCAGCGTCTGGCTGAAGAACGGGGACAGGAGCACAGCCCGGACCTGGCGGCCGGACCCGCCGAGCAGCCGCCCAGTGGTCTCGCCGCCGGTGATCACGAGCCGGCCGCGGGGGGTGAGCAGCTGGCGGAGCTCGGACAACCGGCGGTTGCCGCCGATGTCCACGATGGCGTCGTAGCGGGACCCGTCTCCTCCGATGTCGCCGCCTAGGACGTAGTCGATCACGTGATCCGCCCCGAGGGAACGGACCAGGTCGACCTTGGCCGTGCTGCACACGCCCGTGACCTCGGCACCCAGGGACTTGGCGATCTGCACGGCGAAGCTACCCACGCCCCCGGATGCCCCGATGACCAGCACCTTCTCGCCGGCCCGGACAGCGGCACGGTCGCGAACCGCCTGCAGGGCGGCAAGGCCGGACACGGGCACGGCCGCCGCCTGCTCGAACGTGAGGTTGGACGGCTTGAGGGCCAAACGCGCCGGTTGGGCCACGGCGTACTCGGCGAAGGTGCCGTTGGTGGTTCCGTAGACATCGTCGCCCGGTCGGAACCCAGTCACTCCCG
This region of Actinomycetota bacterium genomic DNA includes:
- a CDS encoding NAD(P)-dependent alcohol dehydrogenase — protein: MRAVVQDEYGSAPEQVLRLAEVQRPAGGDGDVLVRVRAASVDRGTWHIMSGLPYPVRVAGFGVRRPKYLNPGRSMAGTVESVGAGVTGFRPGDDVYGTTNGTFAEYAVAQPARLALKPSNLTFEQAAAVPVSGLAALQAVRDRAAVRAGEKVLVIGASGGVGSFAVQIAKSLGAEVTGVCSTAKVDLVRSLGADHVIDYVLGGDIGGDGSRYDAIVDIGGNRRLSELRQLLTPRGRLVITGGETTGRLLGGSGRQVRAVLLSPFFSQTLGTFISSENAADLDALRELIETGTVTPAVDRVYPLDEAAAAVRLLLDGQVRGKVVIVL